A DNA window from Argopecten irradians isolate NY chromosome 10, Ai_NY, whole genome shotgun sequence contains the following coding sequences:
- the LOC138333457 gene encoding FMRFamide receptor-like: protein MQGIETYIEVMPVATTMLNINLSLVTNMDYSVNQSVALDLPPEEVPYPNSIDPINIERFMNGIMAIIIIALGLVGNTLTVIVLTRRTMRSSTNCYLTALAIWDGFVLLGTLILITIPQLSESFRHHAFAYVAVYIYPFALVAQTATLWLTVSFTVERYIAVCHPLKAVQMCTIARARMVIVFVSITSFLFNLNRWFDYRIDYDKDNTTNATIIIHNSTEFGGNKIYHRVYFLGLYLFVMFFIPLLALAIINTFLVLAVKQSKKQRIDMNVRQHRENNVTIMLVSVVIVFIICQVPALIYNVAYAVDMESVQTLLGWKILSTFRNFMVTFNSAINFILYCAFGQKFRRTFMKTFCQRCLRSEDFNAFTYPQSTVLASMSLGNSKYRVLRGKKNPPLEMTDLTNTTHTILLSKYSPQASKTTTPIHKIKYENGKFNNAVTKRNGEIHKDGYTSEIEDEQEVCDILKTPFSSGNPSPVL, encoded by the coding sequence ATGCAAGGAATTGAAACATACATTGAAGTAATGCCTGTTGCCACGACGATGTTGAATATCAACCTTTCTTTAGTCACTAACATGGATTACAGTGTAAACCAAAGTGTAGCTTTGGACCTACCACCCGAGGAAGTGCCGTACCCAAACAGCATAGATCCCATCAACATTGAACGTTTCATGAACGGAATTATGGCAATTATAATCATAGCACTCGGCCTTGTGGGTAACACTCTGACAGTGATCGTTCTCACCCGTCGGACGATGCGTTCCTCCACAAACTGCTACCTCACAGCTCTAGCCATCTGGGATGGATTTGTGTTACTGGGGACATTAATTCTGATCACCATTCCACAGCTGTCTGAGTCGTTTCGACATCACGCCTTTGCCTATGTGGCTGTATATATCTATCCATTTGCTTTAGTGGCCCAGACTGCCACACTGTGGCTGACCGTGTCCTTTACAGTAGAACGATACATCGCTGTCTGTCACCCCCTCAAGGCAGTCCAAATGTGTACGATTGCTCGGGCAAGAATGGTGATCGTTTTTGTGTCCATCACCTCATTCTTATTCAACCTGAATCGGTGGTTCGACTATCGCATTGATTACGACAAGGATAACACCACCAACGCCACGATAATCATCCATAACAGTACCGAGTTTGGTGGCAACAAGATCTACCATAGAGTGTACTTTTTAGGGCTTTACTTGTTTGTGATGTTCTTTATTCCACTGCTAGCCCTCGCCATCATCAACACGTTCCTCGTCTTGGCTGTGAAACAATCAAAAAAGCAACGCATTGATATGAATGTGCGCCAACATCGTGAGAACAATGTCACTATAATGTTGGTTTCTGTTGTGATTGTGTTCATAATCTGCCAAGTTCCTGCTCTTATTTACAACGTGGCATACGCCGTAGACATGGAAAGTGTTCAAACCTTACTAGGCTGGAAAATACTATCAACTTTCAGGAATTTTATGGTAACTTTTAATAGTGCTATTAATTTTATCTTGTATTGTGCATTTGGGCAGAAGTTTCGTCGAACATTTATGAAGACGTTTTGTCAAAGATGCCTTAGGAGCGAGGACTTTAACGCGTTCACCTACCCACAATCCACAGTGCTTGCCTCTATGAGTCTGGGTAACAGTAAATATCGTGTGTTGAGAGGTAAAAAGAACCCTCCTCTCGAAATGACCGATCTTACTAACACAACCCATACcattttattgtcaaaatattCTCCTCAAGCCTCCAAAACTACCACACCCATTcacaaaatcaaatatgaaaacGGAAAGTTTAACAATGCTGTGACCAAGAGAAATGGTGAAATACATAAGGATGGTTACACCAGTGAAATCGAGGATGAACAGGAAGTGTGTGACATTCTCAAAACGCCATTTTCTAGTGGAAATCCGTCACCCGTGTTGTAG